The genomic stretch ACCATATGCTAACTATGTGAAATGCTTTAAGTAACATGCTGCTAAGTCAAGCACGCTGCACTAATGTTAAATCTGAGAAGTACCAGATTTGATGAAACAAGTTGCCTAGTAGTCATCTTACTTAATGTGGCTTTAAATGAAAATTTAACAATGTGCACATTTCATGTCAAACATTAACATTCAAAACACTATCAACCTACCAATTTGCAACAAAGCCTCCGATTACTATGTTTTCAATATCCAGTCAGTTGTTAAAAAATGGAACTGTGTCATTGCAAAACTATGGAACATAAGAACAAAATCTATGAAcccaaacaaaaataaatttgaaACTCCCAACATTTTATTAAGTTATAGCAGTCTTTAGTTGGAGAGAAACAGATGTGGCAAATCTACACAAACAAGTCAATGAGAACAGAAGGCTTGTCTCAAGGTTCATTGACAAGGCGGTTGAAACCACAGGGAATTTGAAATCTTTCACATGTTGAACACATTGAATTTATCGTGCAGACACCtgtaagaaaaaaaaagtagCCCTATTTAGTTAACTGCATTTTTGTTAAATACATTGAGTTTTTcttgatttgtgttttttctgtCTTCAAACTCAATGGAAATCTAAGTTCAGAGCAGTAAGATAAGCATAATCATGTAACATCAACAAAACATCCAACACAAATAATTTTTCTGCTCACATTGTTTACAAAAATTAACTCTTCGGAACACTGTAAAACATAAAAAAAATCCTCCCCCATTTCTCCAATTAAATTTACAAATGAAAATTACCACATCATCAATCTTTAGGATACTGCGAACAGTTTCTGTTGCCAAGGTCAGGGCACTGAGGGAGACCAGCAGAGGCTGAACAACCAGCTCCTCCAGAATGTTAGAAATACCACCCTGAAGAAACAAATTGTTGAATGAGAAGCAATTCTGATATATTAATGCAAAACATTTTTCTTCATTATATTACAAAGGCTTATGAAGTAATGAAAATTTCACCTTTCGCACATTAATTCCTGCAGTCTTTTCCCCCTGTGCATGTCTATTTCTCAGCTCCGTCACAGTAGAAATAGGATTAAGACCTGCATTTTCAGCCAAAGTTGAAGGGATAATTTCCAGGGCATCGGCAAAAGCCCGTACACAATATGCCTCCATACCACTAAGCGTTCGAGAGTACTCCGTCAAACGCAGTGCTAACTCAATCTCAGGAGCTCCACCTCCAGCAATTAAAGCCCTGTTTAGAAAAAAAGTTACATTTTGTGAACTTTGTAATCATTTCCCTTTTATACTCTGTTTATCCAAACAAAGAATTTACCCAGACCAGTGTTTGATTCTGCCTACAGTACCAGTTTCTTCCTTTACATTATATCAGACAGAATTCTAAGTGGTCTTACTTTTAATATCAAGTTTATTAAGCAAACGGTTTCACTGAGCAGGCCAACTTGTTTCTCTCAAGCCAGTGTCTTTCAACATCACCTAGCATCAACTGAGAATTCTGAGCAGTTCATTTCACAACTCCCACAACCAAGGACATTTAAAAACATCAAAGCAAATGCATTCTATAATTGTTTAACATCAGTTCACTTTGAAAGGTGCTTAGACGAGAGGAAAAAGTAGCCAGAGATCAAATTTTGAAGTAATATCAATTTCTGAACCAGCATTGAGAAGTGGCACTCAGAAAGCAGCTCATTTCTCAAATCTGACCCTGAATTTTAAGTAGCTCCCATTATGAATATTCAATGGAAGTCTTCCTTTATTTGAATGACTCCCAGTTAATGCTCATCATAATAATAGGCGGAGGGAAAATTACCTTTTCTTTACCAAGCAGCGAATAACACATAAAGCATCATGAATGGAACGCTCAGCCTCTTCCATGACCAATTTATTGGACCCTCGAACCACAATGGATACTGTTTTTCCTGGATTGGCACAACCAGTAATCTAAAAGACAAAGAATTAAATTTTAggattagaccataaaacatataaGCAGAATTCGGCCACTCGGCACATCGAGTCAACTCTACCATTACactatggctgatttactatctctctctctctcaacactattctccacgtaacctttgacccccctgactaaccaagaatctatcaatctccgctttaaatgtactcaatgacttggcctctacagatggattcgacaatgaattccacagattcaccaccccaaGCTGAAGAAAGTCCTTCatatttgttttaaatggatgtccctctgttctgaggccatgtcctctggtcctagactcacccacatccactctatctaggtctttaaaTATTCAAGATTTCAATGAAGTCCCCCCTCGCCGtgcttctaaactccactgagtacatgcccagaaccatcaaaaacTCTTcacacattaactctttcattcccagaataattcttgtgaacctccacaatgccagcatatctgtTCTTAGAAAatggcccaaactgctcacaatactccaagtgcagtctgagcaatgccttataaagcctcatatCACATGCttgtttttatactctagtcctcttgctaacattgcatttgccttccttaccactgactcaacctgcaacttaacttttagagaatcctgcacaaggactcccaagtccctttgcacctctgattttcgaattttctccagttagaaaatagtctatacctatattccttctgccaaagtgcatgactacacacttctctacactatattccatccgccactactttgctcattctcccaatctgtgcaAGTCATTCTACAGCAGGGATTCCaacttttatgccatggactcctaccattaaccgtgGGTTCCATGAACCCCACGTTGGGATCCCCTGTTGTACCGACTCTGCTTCCTCATCATctacttcatatcatctgcaaacatggcaacaaagccatcaattctgtcacctAAATCATCAACATACAACGCCAAAAGATGTGACCCCACTACCAACCACTGAGGAgcaccacttgtcaccagcagccaaccagaattaTCATTACGTGCTCTGTTGTATGACAAAggcaatcatggtctcatgacgaCGATTGTTCTCGgcaatttctacagaagtggtttgccaaagctgccttctgggcaatgtctttacaagacaggtgaccccagccattatcgacactcgtcagaggttgtctgcctgacgtcagtggtcgcatatgCCAAACAGAATAAgccctttattctgactctttgcctcaagccaatcagccaatattctatccatgctattatctttcttgtaatatccTGGACCCTTTTCTTGTTAAGCAGTTGCATGTGCGAAACTTCCTCAAAGACCTTTTGAAAACCCAAGTAAACAGCATACACCAtctctcctgcctgttatttcctcaaagaattcaaacagatttgtcaggcaagatttccccttaaaaaccatcatgctgactttggtctacttTGTCATGAGCCTCCAaatatcctgaaacctcatcctgaataattgATTCCCAATTACTatagtcaggctaactggcctataatttcttttcctctgtctccctctcttcttaaacagtggagtacatttgcaattttgcagtcccAAGGAACCATTCCAAAACCTAATGAttcatgcctccacaatctcttcggctACCTGCTTCAGAATCCTGtggtgtagtccacctggtccaggtgacttatccatgttcagacctttcagcttctcaagcaccttctccttaataataacaaatacactcacttctgccccctggaCTCCTCGAATTTCTGgaatactgccagtgtcttccacagaaaaCACTGACGCAAAACAAGTttgtttgcttttatgctgtctttgacttcccttgtcagccatgattgcctcatccttttcatctttggcatgcaTCAATCCTATGCTTTCCAAATAACttgtcattgctgttctgccatcacgcCTGCTAGTGTTCccctccaatcaactttggctagttcctctctcatgcctctataagtacctttattccactgtaatactgatacacctgacttcaTCTTCTTCCTCTCAAAATGCAGGTTGAATTCTATATCATGACCTGTCTCCCAGggattcctttacattaaactcCCGAATCAAACCTGGCtctttacacaacacccaatccagactgcctttcccctagtgggctgaaccacaagctgctctaaaaaaaaaacccattgcttaggcattctgcaaattccctgtcttgggatccagcaccaatctgattttaccaatgtacctgcatactgaaatgcCCCATGACTATCCTAACATACACTAACTACATGCCTTTTATTTTTCCCGTTGAAATTGATATTCTGCATCCTGGCTATTGTTTGGGGACCTGCAtctaattcccatcagggtctttttacccttgcagttttaaAACTCTATCTACAAGGATTCTACTTTTTCCAAACTTAAGTTTCCTCTTTATAAGGATTTCAattcatacttttttttaaaccaacagagccaccctctgccaacctgcctgtcctttcaatacaaggtgtattcttggatgttctgactatgatcttctttcagccacgtctcagtgatgtccacatcatacctgccagtctctaactgtgccacaactcatctgccttattttgtATAATACGTGCATTCAAATTCAACACCTCAAGTCTTGTTACTCAATGCCAGTTACTATTAACCCAAGCAACCTTCCACTCCGCAGACAGGCCCCACTAGCTTTTTAAAAATGGCACACGAAGTCCAAACTGAACCATCTCCAACTCACTCTACAATCTCCTGTTCTGCAGACTAGTGGTTGCCAACCCGTTGATTgcgatcgactagtcgatctttgagactttcccagttgatcccgaaaaaaacacaacaaatatgTTTCGTAAGTATCAGAACAGCTACcgtgctgcgatctactgaaacaaacattTGTCGGTTGATAGAtcctaccgggggggggggggggtggggtgggcggGAGGGCGCTCTGTCGCACTCCCCGCTCAGTCGGCCGCGctctccggactgtgactgccgcggccccggtacggggacctccggccctgaccttgtcctctcaccccacccacaaccagccACACCTGGCTAAGGTGTCTGGTGATGGGCGGGCAGGAGGctgagttcgggcccggaggctttctaatgaggcaatgtctcaaaactgcttcagtaccgagtccaagcacccagcacttaaagacgaacccgctgagttttctcagcggaaaaaatgtgagcaagcgggacagaagccgagagccacgaaaactagaatagactggacataaggaacctgcttcgagtatcgctgtattctggtcgtgtttaacaccGTCCCCCCCCGTTGGCCAGCCTGcaagaatattatcaatattaaaccggtccgcggtgcaaaaaaaaaagggtgggtacccccggtgtctatatattatttctacttccgggttgcggggttttatttccggtcttttctgccctggtgcgcatgcgtgtaactaattgatgtggagtcgatcttgccttttactaaggccgaggtaggggatcttgggcttaaaaaggttggtgaccacttcTGCAGACTATTACAACAAATATAATAACATTTGACGTTAAAGCTTTAGCACAGCTTATTTGAAAATTAGATAAATCTGCTGTTATCTTTGTTCATTATTACCTTGACTAATTTGCCAGATCCATTCAAAGCGACTTCTTCTGCCAACTCTGCAGAGCCCAACATGTCTGGTGTGAACTGCTCAAAATGAGCAACTGGCTTTATGCCTAAAGTCTGCAAAAAAATATACTTAAATGTTTTTTCTGAAATCAAACAAAATTTAAAACTGACAAGATATTAATTTGGGAATTAAATCTAAGCAGCTGTACTTTCAAAGATTTAATTATTCTCTTGTACCTTAcagatgaactcaatgtcttCTCGCTCAATGTCCTTAATCACCATAATCTTCATCTTGTTGAGGAAATGGAGGGCCAGGTCACTTAATGCATCcctgttttaaaaaaagcattaatattaATCCCGTCAACCATAAACTGGACCAAAAGATTCAGAAGCACAGGTTACTTgataaacagaacagaaacactgcggattcagcagcagcggcaggtggcgggtcccgagctcccccgggtcctaaagtccacccgcactgaaacaggttaaataagacAAGTGGGGGCACTACTGACTGGAAaaagggggtcagggtgaatcttgctaagaaaaatttaagccaaatacaaagttacacactcaacacaagTGCTAACAGCaacgtgatccgacttaaaaAGGTGGACGGTGACGAATTTTtaataggctttatggcaggccgttcataagtacgagttgttcttAAGTCAGACGTTAGTAACTTGGGGACTGCCCGTAtataaaaggcatttagacaaaTGGAAAGAAAAGGTAGGGATAGCCAAACAAGCAAATTAGGCAAGCTTGGAAACAAATCTTGGTCAGCAAGAACAAGtaaggccaaaggacctgtttctttaTTGTATAACTGTCACATCCGGGGTTTAATTAATTTTTAGCTTGATAAAGCGACTTCTCTGTTTCATTAATTACCTCCAAACAGGTGTCTATGAAAATATTTTACTATTAATCCAAAGTAAAATTTCTACAAGTTGAATAAATGTGTTTACTAAAATTaagctttttttaaattaattaattaatattttTACATTTATGATGAAATCACTAATGTGAAATACCTACTCATAAAACAGGGAGCTTGTGTATTAACATACCCTCAACAATTTCAAATGACTTAGTACATTATAAACAAACTTCATTGTGACCAGAAATTTATCCACTGTAGTAGATAACATAAGTACACAGTAAGTCCAAAATCTAGTATTTTGTTCCACCAGCAAATCCTCTAAGAATCTCTTCTATAATTATCTATTGGTTAAAAACATTACCTCAAAATTGATTTTTGTATCAGCAGGACATTGCATCCAGCTTTTTTAATCTGCTTCACCAAGTTCAAAATGTAGGTTCTTTCTTCACGTAAAACACGGTCCATCTGAGTATAGTCAGACACTACGATCTGATTttccatctacaaaataaaaTGAAGAATTCAGAAATGCTGTGACAAGAGAGTTTTGTAAATAGTAACATAGAGGACACTGAAAATTATGGATTGATGCATTTTGCAATACCAACCCAATAACAAGCGCCATAGCTAGAATGTCAATCCCTGATCTTTTTTGATATGGCCAAACAAAGATAGGGCAATAtaacagaaacaaagaaaatatCTAATGACTTTTGACAAGTGCATTAGCTGGCCGTTAGTTAAACACATGTACTGGGTATAGTGAAAAATTTGTTTTGCATGGTGTTCAAACAATTCATCATATAAAGTGTACTGAGGAAATACAagataaaacagtaacagaatgctgaataaatgtgttatagttacagagaaagtgtaatgCAAATGGACAAACAGATACAAGGTCATATTAagttagattgtgaagtcaataattcatcttattgtactagggaatgACTCGATAATCTTATAACAGCGGGTTAGAAGTTTTCCTTGAGCTAGGGCATACACGCTTTTAGACTTTTATATCCTCTCTTTGGTGGGAAAAGGGGTAAGAGCGAATGCCTGGGGTGGGTCAGGTCATTGATTGTGCTGGCTGATTTACTAAGGCAGCTGAGAAGTATAGGCAGTCCATGGAGAGCAGgctagtttccatgatgtgctgagctgtgtccacaactctctgctgtttcttgCGGTCACTCACCAGCATGCAACTCATTGTGTTGGAGGATAATGAGTACAAGACAAAATCACCGACTGCTAAAAGCAGAGAGTAAGATATGGATCTATGAAACTTCTGGATATATAATACATCTAATGGGAAATCTGAAACATTTATGCCCCATATGTCTAAACACATTGATTTGGACAAGGTATAGGCACTTGGGTCAGTTCCTTCATTTATAGAAATCATAACTGATCCATTGTGACCACAACATTGTATTTCCATCTGCATATAGTTCACATAGATGCACCACAAGGATGTGAGCTTAGCCCCTAGCTCTACTTGTTTTACACTCATGAATGAGCAGCTAAGCACAGCACCAATGCCATTTTCAAGCTTGCTGACTACTCTACTGCAATAcactgaatcaaaggtgatgacgaaTGAGCATATgggggggagattgaaaatctggctcagtcgtgccacaacaacaacctcttactcaatatcagcaagaccaaggagctgattattgaccaggtggaggaaacaagaggtccatgaggctgtcctcatcaggagatcaaagtttgagaaggtcagcaacaagattccttagtgttatcatttcagaggatccatCCTGGGCTCAGcaaaaagaaagcacagcagcacctctacttattcagcatgacatctaaaactttgacaaacttctatagatgtgtggtggacagtatattgactggttgcatcacagcttggtatggaaacaccaataccattgaaaggaaaatcttacaaaaagtcatggatatggcccagtcaatcacaggtaaagccctcctcaccatcgaGCACATTCTACGACAGAGCATTGttgcaaaaaagcagcatccatcatcaggatccCCACCCCccaggtcatgctcccttctcactactgccatcaggaaggtggtacaggaaccttgggactcacaccaccaggttcaggaacaattattacccctcaaacatatggctcttgaaccaaagggatcaTCACTGCCCCatattcccacaaccgatggactcattctctaggactcttcatctcatgctttcaatatttattgcttgcttattttatttctttctttttgtatttgcacaatttgttgtctttttgcacactggttcaaCACCCAGTTGGCGTGGTCTTTCATAGCTGAAAACAGCTACTTTCGAAGATCAACATCAGTTGTAGCTGACAACACAATGCATGTGAATCTTCAAAAGCCAAGTTGTACTAAAGCAAGAGACTTTCAACTATTTATAGCATAAACACTGAATGCTACTTGgctgaagtaaaataataacaaaagCTCTTGTAAAAATAGTTATATTATGCTTGTACTAGAGCAACACTTTGCATTTTACAAGGTCGACATGTGAGGTGATGCATGGAATTCAAACTGAAGTCCATTCAGGGATGTAGTACAGTTTGCCTTAACGGCCAACATTTTTTTTGTGAAAAGATCATGTAACACATTTGTGTTACCCTCATACATCTTTAACAACTCTTTTACTGCTTCTCCCAATTTTATAAAGAAAATAGCCAAACATCGTTAACACATTTGATTTCATTTGACCTGGGTACTTTGAGAATGAAGTTGCCCATGGTTTTGAATGGCTTACTCATTCAATAAGCAGCCTGCTAacattaatttagagatacagcaaggtaacaggcccttccagcccaataagcCCATGCCACACAATTACACCCACTTGatgcaattaacctactaatccacaTGTCTTAGAATGTGAGTGTAGGGGTTGTGGAGAACCAGAGCAGCTGCGGAAACCCAtgaggccacagggagaacagacaaacttcTTCCAGACACCAGAGGGGACTGAACCTGGGCACTAGCGCTCTCAGTGTTACATTAACTGCTACGCTATGTCGCTGCAAGAAGAAATGTCCAGTAAATTACCCATTTGAAAAGCAATGTTTGAGGTTTGGCTTCTGTTTGTAATTCTTAATGAAAACCTAGTATGATATTACCTTGGTGCTATTATGATCTTCTTAATATCAGATATACAATATACAATCTATGTCATTAATATTACTTATCAGTAAAACCATTATATGTAGCCCTCAGGCCTCTTAAGCACATAGTCACATTTTTAATTCCAAAGAAAAAATGTGACTATGTCTTTCAGATTAAACTGAAGAAAAAAATGAATCATGTATTGCACTTTCCATTGAGATTAGAATGGAATAGAGTGATTACTGCAttcatatatgaactttgattaaAAAACACCACAGTATTCACCAGATATACTATCCTCAATGTTGCAGTGCCTCACAGAAGCTTTCTTCCCTCAATTATATTCAGATGTTTTAACACAAATGAAAAACGTCTTAAGTTTGGCAATGTGAAAGCTTTAAGCTATTCTAAAGTAGTTCAAGATAAAGAGAATGGAAACCGTGACACACAACAGAACGCATCAAATTTCAAGTCCAATACCAGAAACAGCATTAATTTTTTTAGCGTACATGGTACTGGATTTAAAATCCATTCTGCTATAGTTTCTTCTAAGTTCATTTCCTATATTTTAAAATTTACACACAAGGTTAGATCAACAGTTACCAATAGATATTTCagaattccaaaaaaaaaaaccatGAAATTTTCTGAGCAACTGAAGGAATTAATGGCTGCTCATGGTTTATTATTTCAAGCAATCTAAAAATATAAAAGGACTTACATCTGTTTTTGGAGCAGACAAGCAGAACTGGATGAGTCCAATTTTAGCCTTTTCTACACGACTTATGCCCGTATTGACAACTCTCTGAGTCAGAACCAGTCCATTCACCAATTCACAGTCATCAATTGTTCCTCTGCAAAGCAAATTTTAATTACCCATTAACATGCATTTCATCTTAAAGGGACAGC from Hemitrygon akajei chromosome 7, sHemAka1.3, whole genome shotgun sequence encodes the following:
- the cct4 gene encoding T-complex protein 1 subunit delta, with product MPEKNAGKSAINASKSVYQDRDKPAQIRFSNISAAKAVADAIRTSLGPKGMDKMIQDGKGDVTITNDGATILKLMQVLHPAAKMLVELSKAQDIEAGDGTTSVVVIAGALLDYCAKLLQKGIHPTIISESFQKAVEKGVEVLNGIAQPVELSDRESLLNSATTALNSKVVSQYASLLAPMSVGAVMSVIDPATATSVDLRDIKIVRKLGGTIDDCELVNGLVLTQRVVNTGISRVEKAKIGLIQFCLSAPKTDMENQIVVSDYTQMDRVLREERTYILNLVKQIKKAGCNVLLIQKSILRDALSDLALHFLNKMKIMVIKDIEREDIEFICKTLGIKPVAHFEQFTPDMLGSAELAEEVALNGSGKLVKITGCANPGKTVSIVVRGSNKLVMEEAERSIHDALCVIRCLVKKRALIAGGGAPEIELALRLTEYSRTLSGMEAYCVRAFADALEIIPSTLAENAGLNPISTVTELRNRHAQGEKTAGINVRKGGISNILEELVVQPLLVSLSALTLATETVRSILKIDDVVSAR